From Quercus lobata isolate SW786 chromosome 1, ValleyOak3.0 Primary Assembly, whole genome shotgun sequence, one genomic window encodes:
- the LOC115993886 gene encoding receptor-like protein 46 — protein MSGNLVGVNTPAGSSPSIRFNDLLVNWKGSIRGLSSRNLNLYTLLDLSMNQLFGEIPASLGTLKALKTLNISHNNIFGKVPTSLGDLVDIQSLDLSHNKLWGSIPQSLEKLQQLAILDVSNNNHTDKIPIGGQMITMNDPNSYANNSGLCGMQIQDLCPEDLPPTNLPKDESKETWFKWEGVWIGYLVGFFVIVGSLYINGYFVLVPSTRRRQHIQQTK, from the exons ATGTCTGGAAATCTTGTTG GGGTTAACACCCCTGCTGGTTCCTCCCCCTCAATTAGGTTTAATGATCTATTAGTGAATTGGAAGGGGTCAATACGAGGTCTCTCAAGCCGCAACCTCAATCTCTACACTTTGTTGGACTTGTCAATGAACCAACTTTTTGGGGAAATTCCAGCTTCATTAGGTACTTTGAAGGCTCTAAAGACTCTCAACATCTCACATAACAACATTTTTGGGAAGGTACCAACAAGTCTTGGTGATTTAGTTGATATACAGAGTTTGGACTTGTCACACAACAAACTATGGGGCTCAATTCCGCAATCATTAGAAAAGCTTCAACAGCTAGCAATTTTGGATGTGAGTAACAACAATCATACAGATAAGATTCCAATTGGTGGCCAAATGATTACAATGAATGATCCAAATTCTTATGCCAACAACAGTGGGTTATGTGGGATGCAAATTCAGGATCTATGTCCAGAGGACTTGCCACCAACAAATTTACCGAAGGATGAGAGTAAGGAGACATGGTTCAAGTGGGAAGGGGTATGGATTGGATACTTAGTTGGTTTCTTTGTAATAGTGGGAAGCTTATATATTAATGGATATTTTGTCCTTGTTCCTTCTACTCGCCGCCGTCAACACATACagcaaacaaaataa